The nucleotide window TACGAATATCCGGTCGTGGTGACCGACCCGGTGAAGCGTAAAGAGGCCATCGAACTGTTGGCGACCAAGCAAACGGCGGACGCGGTCAAGGCGATCCGCGACCGCCGTGCGAACCGCACGGGAACCGTCTCCGCGACGTGCGAGGATTGCGGGCGCTCGTCCGATTGGCCCGCACAAGCCCAGGGCACGACGGAGCTGTGCCCGCACTGCGGCGGCTACATGGACATTCTCGATCCGGACGACGACTGGTCCGGAATCGATTTCGGCGAGCCTGAAGATGAAACCGAAGAAGGGACCGAGTGATGTCGTTCACGCTGGCACCGTTCACCGTCACGCCGCAGGAGGTCGGGTTCACGCTCGCGAAGGTGTTGCGTGCGCGGCTAGGGGGGCCGTCGTGGACCGACGTACGTAAGCTCATCGCCGCCCGGCGCGTCAAGGTCGGTGATTCCGTTTGCTCCGACGAGGCCCGCCGACTTAAGGAGGACGAGGTCGTGGTGCTGCTGGAGCACCCGAAACCGCTCCCGCGAGCGGCCCACCCCGAGCGATTGGTGGTGCGGCACCTCGACGAGCACGTGGTGGTTGTGGAGAAGCCCGCCGGCGTCAACACCGTTCGCCACCCGGCGGAACTGGAATGGTCCGAGGAGCGCCGCGAACTCGACCCGACACTGCAAGACCTGACGCAGTGGGCCGTCGGACGCCAGTTGAACCGTGACGCACGCGACCTCCCGCGGCTGCGGATCGTTCACCGGCTCGACAAGGAAACGAGCGGACTGGTGGTGTTCGCGCGGTCGGCGCTCGCGGAGCGCGAACTCGGGATGCAGTTCCGCAAGCACACGGTGGTGCGGCGGTACCTGACGGTGGTGCCGGGCATCCTCGGGACGCAAACCATCAAATCGAACCTTGTGCCGGACCGCGGCGACGGCCGGCGCGGGAGTACGAAACTGCCCGGCGTGGGGAAGGAGGCCGTCACGCACGTCACGCCCGAGGAGCGGTTGCCGGGTTACACACTGCTCTCGTGCCGGCTCGAAACGGGCCGCACGCACCAGATCCGCATTCACCTCTCGGAAGCCGGGCACCCGGTGTGTGGCGACAAAGTGTACTGCAAGAAGGCAAACGGTGAAGTGTTCGACGACCGCAGCGGCGCGCCGCGTCTGGCCCTGCACGCGACCGAACTCGGGTTCGAGCACCCGGCGACCAGCGGGCACCTCCACTGGACAATGCCGCTCCCGCTGGACCTCGCGAAATTTGCCGACCGCCTACGCGGTCTTGGCTCATGACGCGCGGTACACGTGATCCCTGTCTCATGCCGCCCGCCGCTACTTCGTGAGCCCGTAACGGTCGATCTTGCGATCGAGTGTCGAGCGCTCGATGCCCAAAATCGTTGCGGCCCGTGACTTGTTCCAGTCGGTATGCTTTAAGGTTTCAAGAATGTGACGCTTCTCCACTTCTTCGATCGTTTCGGGCTTGTATACGAGGGCCGCGCTCACCACCGGCGCCCCCACGTCCAGCCCTGAGAGCCAGATGTCGGCGGCATCGAGCTGCGGGCCGTTGCCGAGCGCGACGGCCCGTTCGATCACGTTCCGCAACTCGCGGACGTTTCCGGGCCACCGGTAGGCACGCAATTTGTCCAGGGCCTCGGGCGTGAACCCCTTGAACTTGCGCGCGGTTTCGCGGGCGAACCTCTTCAGGAAGTGCTCCGCGAGCAGCGGCACGTCGTCGAGCCGGTCGCGTAGCGGCGGCACGTCAAGCTGGACCACTTGGAGTCGGTAGAACAGGTCGCGCCGGAACGTGCCCGCCCGAACCGCCTCTTCCAGGGGACGGTTGGTCGCGGCAACCACACGGACATCCACTTTGATGGCCGTGTTGCCGCCCACCCGCTCGAACGGGTGCCCTTCCAGCACGCGCAAAAACT belongs to Gemmata obscuriglobus and includes:
- a CDS encoding RluA family pseudouridine synthase; translated protein: MSFTLAPFTVTPQEVGFTLAKVLRARLGGPSWTDVRKLIAARRVKVGDSVCSDEARRLKEDEVVVLLEHPKPLPRAAHPERLVVRHLDEHVVVVEKPAGVNTVRHPAELEWSEERRELDPTLQDLTQWAVGRQLNRDARDLPRLRIVHRLDKETSGLVVFARSALAERELGMQFRKHTVVRRYLTVVPGILGTQTIKSNLVPDRGDGRRGSTKLPGVGKEAVTHVTPEERLPGYTLLSCRLETGRTHQIRIHLSEAGHPVCGDKVYCKKANGEVFDDRSGAPRLALHATELGFEHPATSGHLHWTMPLPLDLAKFADRLRGLGS